A window of the Gossypium hirsutum isolate 1008001.06 chromosome A05, Gossypium_hirsutum_v2.1, whole genome shotgun sequence genome harbors these coding sequences:
- the LOC107939249 gene encoding uncharacterized protein At5g39865 has product MAESGKNKTKSSSPSSGFLNRSFTMHASMAESKVHLFFKNPPPLSHNRAAPLSKFHNSIDSVKGKVKKLRSLFESKPSSSSPTSPSPKESCPKPVLRPTKSIGSGFINPTIRLPGTEDRIVVYLTSLRGIRRTFEDCYAVKMIFRGFRLWVDERDISMDAAYKKELQNILKVKNVTLPQVFIKGKYIGGADVIKSMFEMGELAKILDDFPRRQPGFACNACGDVRFVPCGNCSGSRKVFDDDEGSLKRCFECNENGLIRCPGCCD; this is encoded by the coding sequence ATGGCGGAATCAGGGAAGAACAAGACGAAATCATCGTCACCCTCATCTGGGTTCTTAAATCGTTCATTTACAATGCACGCCTCAATGGCGGAATCTAAAGTTCATCTTTTCTTCAAGAATCCACCTCCGTTGTCTCACAATCGAGCTGCTCCGCTTTCCAAATTCCACAATTCAATCGATAGCGTCAAAGGTAAAGTTAAAAAGCTTAGGAGTTTATTCGAATCTAAACCTTCATCATCTTCACCCACCTCACCCAGTCCTAAAGAATCTTGTCCTAAGCCTGTTTTGAGACCGACAAAATCAATTGGTTCCGGCTTTATTAATCCTACCATAAGATTACCCGGAACTGAAGATCGAATTGTTGTTTATTTAACGAGTTTACGAGGGATTCGAAGGACTTTTGAGGATTGTTATGCTGTTAAGATGATATTTAGAGGGTTCAGGCTTTGGGTTGATGAAAGAGATATCTCCATGGATGCTGCTTATAAGAAAGAGTTGCAAAACATATTGAAAGTGAAAAATGTGACATTGCCTCAGGTTTTCATAAAGGGGAAGTATATTGGTGGTGCTGATGTGATCAAAAGCATGTTTGAAATGGGTGAATTGGCTAAGATTCTCGATGATTTTCCAAGGAGACAACCTGGGTTTGCTTGCAATGCTTGTGGGGATGTCAGGTTTGTGCCTTGTGGGAATTGCAGTGGGAGTCGAAAGGTGTTCGATGACGACGAAGGGTCGCTTAAGCGATGCTTCGAATGCAACGAAAACGGCTTGATTCGATGCCCTGGTTGCTGCGATTGA
- the LOC107939257 gene encoding probable mediator of RNA polymerase II transcription subunit 26c isoform X1, with amino-acid sequence MDLDDFRSVLETAGVDVWTFIDTAILVASLDYGQEFKQRRDGIVERLYATSMVTRCKSCDFGERSNVYQVNKEDSPHEGKGGGKGSPFTPHSENEDDDMDPYGGLFDDEQKRVLEIKERLELPDQSEDSLVDLLQSLADMDITFQALKETDIGRHVNKLRKHSSNDVRRLVKQLVRKWKEIVDEWVRVNQPGEPEPAGLMAADGDSPQQKLPQNGRQQVPDFAYSPNPHNGSFGSEKNNSEPERKPKPIPPSRKDPPPRHTHSTPPQNVQRQREQKESNFDSERLASARKRLQESYKEAENAKKQRTVQVMDIHELPKPKNAFFAKNKGGGSQGRHW; translated from the exons ATGGATTTGGATGATTTCAGATCAGTTCTTGAAACAGCTGGTGTTGATGTGTGGACTTTTATAGATACCGCAATCCTGGTAGCTTCTTTGGATTATGGCCAAGAGTTTAAGCAAAGGAGAGATGGGATTGTGGAGAGGCTTTATGCTACTTCCATGGTTACCAGGTGTAAAAGCTGTGATTTTGGTGAGAGATCAAATGTATATCAAGTTAATAAAGAAGATAGCCCCCATGAAGgtaaaggaggaggaaaagggtCTCCTTTTACACCTCATTCTGAAAATGAAGATGATGATATGGACCCTTATGGAGGCTTGTTTGATGATGAACAAAAAAgggttcttgagattaaggagCGTCTTGAACTACCTGATCAG tCTGAGGATTCTTTAGTTGATTTACTTCAAAGCTTGGCAGACATGGATATAACATTTCAAGCTCTCAAG GAGACTGATATTGGGAGACATGTTAACAAATTGAGGAAACATTCATCAAATGATGTTAGGAGATTAGTGAAGCAACTTGTCAG GAAGTGGAAAGAAATTGTAGATGAATGGGTAAGGGTGAATCAACCTGGAGAACCAGAACCTGCTGGACTTATGG CAGCCGATGGAGATTCACCACAGCAAAAACTTCCTCAAAATGGTCGGCAACAG GTTCCTGATTTTGCATACTCTCCTAATCCCCACA ATGGGAGTTTTGGTTCGGAGAAGAATAATTCAGAACCTGAAAGGAAGCCAAAGCCAATCCCTCCTTCCCGAAAAGATCCTCCACCAAGACATACTCACTCAACTCCTCCACAAAATGTACAG AGACAGAGAGAACAAAAGGAAAGCAATTTTGACTCTGAAAGGCTGGCTTCTGCGAGGAAAAGGCTTCAAGAAAGTTACAAGGAAGCTGAAAATG CCAAAAAGCAAAGAACGGTACAAGTGATGGACATTCATGAGCTACCAAAACCCAAGAATGCCTTCTTTGCCAAAAACAAGGGAGGTGGTTCTCAAGGGAGGCACTGGTGA
- the LOC107939257 gene encoding probable mediator of RNA polymerase II transcription subunit 26c isoform X2, translating into MDLDDFRSVLETAGVDVWTFIDTAILVASLDYGQEFKQRRDGIVERLYATSMVTRCKSCDFGERSNVYQVNKEDSPHEGKGGGKGSPFTPHSENEDDDMDPYGGLFDDEQKRVLEIKERLELPDQSEDSLVDLLQSLADMDITFQALKETDIGRHVNKLRKHSSNDVRRLVKQLVRKWKEIVDEWVRVNQPGEPEPAGLMADGDSPQQKLPQNGRQQVPDFAYSPNPHNGSFGSEKNNSEPERKPKPIPPSRKDPPPRHTHSTPPQNVQRQREQKESNFDSERLASARKRLQESYKEAENAKKQRTVQVMDIHELPKPKNAFFAKNKGGGSQGRHW; encoded by the exons ATGGATTTGGATGATTTCAGATCAGTTCTTGAAACAGCTGGTGTTGATGTGTGGACTTTTATAGATACCGCAATCCTGGTAGCTTCTTTGGATTATGGCCAAGAGTTTAAGCAAAGGAGAGATGGGATTGTGGAGAGGCTTTATGCTACTTCCATGGTTACCAGGTGTAAAAGCTGTGATTTTGGTGAGAGATCAAATGTATATCAAGTTAATAAAGAAGATAGCCCCCATGAAGgtaaaggaggaggaaaagggtCTCCTTTTACACCTCATTCTGAAAATGAAGATGATGATATGGACCCTTATGGAGGCTTGTTTGATGATGAACAAAAAAgggttcttgagattaaggagCGTCTTGAACTACCTGATCAG tCTGAGGATTCTTTAGTTGATTTACTTCAAAGCTTGGCAGACATGGATATAACATTTCAAGCTCTCAAG GAGACTGATATTGGGAGACATGTTAACAAATTGAGGAAACATTCATCAAATGATGTTAGGAGATTAGTGAAGCAACTTGTCAG GAAGTGGAAAGAAATTGTAGATGAATGGGTAAGGGTGAATCAACCTGGAGAACCAGAACCTGCTGGACTTATGG CCGATGGAGATTCACCACAGCAAAAACTTCCTCAAAATGGTCGGCAACAG GTTCCTGATTTTGCATACTCTCCTAATCCCCACA ATGGGAGTTTTGGTTCGGAGAAGAATAATTCAGAACCTGAAAGGAAGCCAAAGCCAATCCCTCCTTCCCGAAAAGATCCTCCACCAAGACATACTCACTCAACTCCTCCACAAAATGTACAG AGACAGAGAGAACAAAAGGAAAGCAATTTTGACTCTGAAAGGCTGGCTTCTGCGAGGAAAAGGCTTCAAGAAAGTTACAAGGAAGCTGAAAATG CCAAAAAGCAAAGAACGGTACAAGTGATGGACATTCATGAGCTACCAAAACCCAAGAATGCCTTCTTTGCCAAAAACAAGGGAGGTGGTTCTCAAGGGAGGCACTGGTGA
- the LOC107939253 gene encoding cysteine-rich and transmembrane domain-containing protein WIH2: protein MSDPKYAYPYPAQGHYEGPPVMAPPPQYAAPPPQYAAPPPQYAAPPPRPGFLEGCLAALRCCCLIGECCSDSSILPES from the coding sequence ATGAGTGATCCCAAGTATGCTTATCCTTACCCTGCTCAAGGTCATTATGAAGGTCCTCCAGTCATGGCTCCACCTCCACAATATGCTGCTCCACCTCCACAATATGCTGCTCCACCTCCGCAGTATGCTGCTCCACCTCCAAGACCTGGTTTCCTTGAGGGTTGTCTCGCGGCTTTGCGTTGCTGCTGTCTAATTGGTGAGTGCTGCTCTGATTCTTCCATACTCCCTGAGAGCTGA
- the LOC107939262 gene encoding F-box protein SKIP5 isoform X2 — MEVEELEKRKSRKITSSSPSSPSSALINNLDDGCLMHIFSFLSPIPDRYNTALVCHRWCYLACHPRLWLRVDRSVQDFSEPGVFPNIEEAVSAARPGDTILIAAGGSHLASNIQIKKPLCLISQRGCLLIMVMGVKPEVGHTCLRHISVSDINTQNRNNIGGGELPDETNVICLRGSDSALEFLSTCKLTNLTVKAELGCCLLHRSGRLIIDECILQCESNPLDYLSCPIVSTAGSGVFPSNLKSDGDSISVSHTRIEGGAKAVLTSGDLALQQVRVIYARTCLYFWFDVDCR, encoded by the exons ATGGAGGTAGAAGAGCTAGAGAAGAGAAAGTCCAGAAAGATTAcgtcttcttctccttcttctccttcttcagcTCTTATAAATAACCTTGATGATGGCTGCCTTATGCATATTTTCAGCTTCTTATCTCCCATTCCAG ATCGGTATAACACCGCCCTCGTTTGCCACAGATGGTGTTATTTGGCATGTCACCCTCGACTGTGGCTGCGAGTCGATAGATCCGTTCAGGATTTTTCTGAACCTGGTGTTTTCCCCAATATTGAAGAAGCTGTGTCTGCAGCTAG ACCTGGCGACACTATTTTAATTGCAGCTGGCGGCAGTCATCTTGCCTCTAATATTCAGATTAAAAAACCTCTCTGCCTG ATATCTCAACGTGGATGCCTCTTAATTATGGTCATGGGTGTTAAACCTGAAGTTGGGCATACCTGTCTCAGACACATTTCGGTATCAGACATTAACACTCAAAATCGAAATAAT ATCGGCGGAGGTGAGCTTCCTGATGAAACAAATGTCATCTGTTTGCGAGGTTCAGACAG TGCATTGGAGTTTCTATCAACCTGCAAGCTGACAAACTTAACGGTGAAGGCGGAGCTAGGTTGCTGCTTGCTTCATAGGAGTGGAAGGCTAATTATAGATGAATGCATACTTCAGTGTGAATCAAACCCGTTGGACTATCTGTCATGCCCGATCGTGAGTACAGCCGGAAGTGGGGTGTTTCCCTCCAACCTGAAGAGTGATGGTGATAGCATTTCTGTATCGCACACTCGGATTGAAGGAGGTGCAAAGGCTGTTTTGACGAGTGGAGATCTAGCACTACAGCAAGTTCGTGTCATTTATGCTCGAACTTGTCTCTATTTCTGGTTCGACGTTGATTGTAGATAA
- the LOC107939262 gene encoding F-box protein SKIP5 isoform X1, translated as MEVEELEKRKSRKITSSSPSSPSSALINNLDDGCLMHIFSFLSPIPDRYNTALVCHRWCYLACHPRLWLRVDRSVQDFSEPGVFPNIEEAVSAARPGDTILIAAGGSHLASNIQIKKPLCLISQRGCLLIMVMGVKPEVGHTCLRHISVSDINTQNRNNIGGGELPDETNVICLRGSDREKQPARLCCSFWWSSALEFLSTCKLTNLTVKAELGCCLLHRSGRLIIDECILQCESNPLDYLSCPIVSTAGSGVFPSNLKSDGDSISVSHTRIEGGAKAVLTSGDLALQQVRVIYARTCLYFWFDVDCR; from the exons ATGGAGGTAGAAGAGCTAGAGAAGAGAAAGTCCAGAAAGATTAcgtcttcttctccttcttctccttcttcagcTCTTATAAATAACCTTGATGATGGCTGCCTTATGCATATTTTCAGCTTCTTATCTCCCATTCCAG ATCGGTATAACACCGCCCTCGTTTGCCACAGATGGTGTTATTTGGCATGTCACCCTCGACTGTGGCTGCGAGTCGATAGATCCGTTCAGGATTTTTCTGAACCTGGTGTTTTCCCCAATATTGAAGAAGCTGTGTCTGCAGCTAG ACCTGGCGACACTATTTTAATTGCAGCTGGCGGCAGTCATCTTGCCTCTAATATTCAGATTAAAAAACCTCTCTGCCTG ATATCTCAACGTGGATGCCTCTTAATTATGGTCATGGGTGTTAAACCTGAAGTTGGGCATACCTGTCTCAGACACATTTCGGTATCAGACATTAACACTCAAAATCGAAATAAT ATCGGCGGAGGTGAGCTTCCTGATGAAACAAATGTCATCTGTTTGCGAGGTTCAGACAG agagAAACAACCTGCACGTTTGTGCTGTTCGTTTTGGTGGAGCAGTGCATTGGAGTTTCTATCAACCTGCAAGCTGACAAACTTAACGGTGAAGGCGGAGCTAGGTTGCTGCTTGCTTCATAGGAGTGGAAGGCTAATTATAGATGAATGCATACTTCAGTGTGAATCAAACCCGTTGGACTATCTGTCATGCCCGATCGTGAGTACAGCCGGAAGTGGGGTGTTTCCCTCCAACCTGAAGAGTGATGGTGATAGCATTTCTGTATCGCACACTCGGATTGAAGGAGGTGCAAAGGCTGTTTTGACGAGTGGAGATCTAGCACTACAGCAAGTTCGTGTCATTTATGCTCGAACTTGTCTCTATTTCTGGTTCGACGTTGATTGTAGATAA
- the LOC107939262 gene encoding F-box protein SKIP5 isoform X4, translated as MEVEELEKRKSRKITSSSPSSPSSALINNLDDGCLMHIFSFLSPIPDRYNTALVCHRWCYLACHPRLWLRVDRSVQDFSEPGVFPNIEEAVSAARPGDTILIAAGGSHLASNIQIKKPLCLIGGGELPDETNVICLRGSDSALEFLSTCKLTNLTVKAELGCCLLHRSGRLIIDECILQCESNPLDYLSCPIVSTAGSGVFPSNLKSDGDSISVSHTRIEGGAKAVLTSGDLALQQVRVIYARTCLYFWFDVDCR; from the exons ATGGAGGTAGAAGAGCTAGAGAAGAGAAAGTCCAGAAAGATTAcgtcttcttctccttcttctccttcttcagcTCTTATAAATAACCTTGATGATGGCTGCCTTATGCATATTTTCAGCTTCTTATCTCCCATTCCAG ATCGGTATAACACCGCCCTCGTTTGCCACAGATGGTGTTATTTGGCATGTCACCCTCGACTGTGGCTGCGAGTCGATAGATCCGTTCAGGATTTTTCTGAACCTGGTGTTTTCCCCAATATTGAAGAAGCTGTGTCTGCAGCTAG ACCTGGCGACACTATTTTAATTGCAGCTGGCGGCAGTCATCTTGCCTCTAATATTCAGATTAAAAAACCTCTCTGCCTG ATCGGCGGAGGTGAGCTTCCTGATGAAACAAATGTCATCTGTTTGCGAGGTTCAGACAG TGCATTGGAGTTTCTATCAACCTGCAAGCTGACAAACTTAACGGTGAAGGCGGAGCTAGGTTGCTGCTTGCTTCATAGGAGTGGAAGGCTAATTATAGATGAATGCATACTTCAGTGTGAATCAAACCCGTTGGACTATCTGTCATGCCCGATCGTGAGTACAGCCGGAAGTGGGGTGTTTCCCTCCAACCTGAAGAGTGATGGTGATAGCATTTCTGTATCGCACACTCGGATTGAAGGAGGTGCAAAGGCTGTTTTGACGAGTGGAGATCTAGCACTACAGCAAGTTCGTGTCATTTATGCTCGAACTTGTCTCTATTTCTGGTTCGACGTTGATTGTAGATAA
- the LOC107939262 gene encoding F-box protein SKIP5 isoform X3 yields MEVEELEKRKSRKITSSSPSSPSSALINNLDDGCLMHIFSFLSPIPDRYNTALVCHRWCYLACHPRLWLRVDRSVQDFSEPGVFPNIEEAVSAARPGDTILIAAGGSHLASNIQIKKPLCLIGGGELPDETNVICLRGSDREKQPARLCCSFWWSSALEFLSTCKLTNLTVKAELGCCLLHRSGRLIIDECILQCESNPLDYLSCPIVSTAGSGVFPSNLKSDGDSISVSHTRIEGGAKAVLTSGDLALQQVRVIYARTCLYFWFDVDCR; encoded by the exons ATGGAGGTAGAAGAGCTAGAGAAGAGAAAGTCCAGAAAGATTAcgtcttcttctccttcttctccttcttcagcTCTTATAAATAACCTTGATGATGGCTGCCTTATGCATATTTTCAGCTTCTTATCTCCCATTCCAG ATCGGTATAACACCGCCCTCGTTTGCCACAGATGGTGTTATTTGGCATGTCACCCTCGACTGTGGCTGCGAGTCGATAGATCCGTTCAGGATTTTTCTGAACCTGGTGTTTTCCCCAATATTGAAGAAGCTGTGTCTGCAGCTAG ACCTGGCGACACTATTTTAATTGCAGCTGGCGGCAGTCATCTTGCCTCTAATATTCAGATTAAAAAACCTCTCTGCCTG ATCGGCGGAGGTGAGCTTCCTGATGAAACAAATGTCATCTGTTTGCGAGGTTCAGACAG agagAAACAACCTGCACGTTTGTGCTGTTCGTTTTGGTGGAGCAGTGCATTGGAGTTTCTATCAACCTGCAAGCTGACAAACTTAACGGTGAAGGCGGAGCTAGGTTGCTGCTTGCTTCATAGGAGTGGAAGGCTAATTATAGATGAATGCATACTTCAGTGTGAATCAAACCCGTTGGACTATCTGTCATGCCCGATCGTGAGTACAGCCGGAAGTGGGGTGTTTCCCTCCAACCTGAAGAGTGATGGTGATAGCATTTCTGTATCGCACACTCGGATTGAAGGAGGTGCAAAGGCTGTTTTGACGAGTGGAGATCTAGCACTACAGCAAGTTCGTGTCATTTATGCTCGAACTTGTCTCTATTTCTGGTTCGACGTTGATTGTAGATAA